In Mytilus edulis chromosome 6, xbMytEdul2.2, whole genome shotgun sequence, the following proteins share a genomic window:
- the LOC139527955 gene encoding piRNA biogenesis protein EXD1-like, with the protein MATKRTLDTKSTEEQTTGESKTKKVKISLDSSTGSLTKENVDKSDQSSKKVAKQNEIPCKNKEEKDDRMDDHTMTAITIKIGMNETSTYKYVDTKDKFIEVIKELQEMIKNKQMIAVDCEGVDLSRFGSVTLINIGTRDLVYLIDILKIGNSVFDDGLRTILEDSGIEKLMFDCREDADALLHLHKVKLDGVLDVQILEVSNRVHVYRNGYTKIRSLKHCLEEYVNDNTLLNIKLQGRSSMNMSSNIWEKRPLDENMLKYASVDILGLFKLYNALRTRMSHSVWKAASSRYCDTTRSRNRMYRDGSGILPKGVII; encoded by the coding sequence ATGGCAACTAAACGCACATTAGACACAAAGAGCACAGAAGAACAAACCACCGGTGAATCAAAAACCAAAAAGGTGAAAATTTCTTTAGACAGCTCAACAGGGTCATTGACAAAAGAAAACGTCGATAAAAGCGACCAATCTTCCAAGAAAGTAGCTAAACAGAACGAAATACCTTGTAAGAACAAAGAAGAAAAAGATGACAGAATGGATGACCATACTATGACTGCCATTACCATCAAAATTGGTATGAACGAAACCAGCACTTACAAATATGTTGACACGAAGGATAAGTTTATTGAAGTCATTAAAGAGCTCCaggaaatgataaaaaataagcAAATGATAGCTGTTGATTGCGAAGGGGTAGACTTGTCAAGATTTGGATCAGTAACACTGATTAACATTGGCACTCGGGATCTGGTCTATCTAATCGATATTTTGAAAATAGGGAATAGTGTATTTGATGATGGTCTCCGTACTATACTCGAGGACAGTGGGATAGAAAAACTGATGTTCGACTGCCGAGAAGATGCCGATGCTTTATTACATCTTCACAAAGTTAAACTCGATGGAGTACTGGACGTTCAAATACTAGAAGTAAGCAATCGAGTACATGTTTACAGAAATGGATATACTAAGATCAGAAGCCTTAAACATTGCCTAGAGGAATACGTAAATGACAATACATTATTGAATATCAAGTTACAAGGACGGTCAAGTATGAATATGTCGAGTAATATTTGGGAGAAAAGGCCACTGGACGAAAACATGTTGAAATATGCTAGTGTTGATATTCTTGGTCTCTTCAAACTCTATAATGCACTTCGTACTAGAATGAGTCATAGTGTCTGGAAAGCAGCCTCAAGTCGATATTGTGACACAACTCGCTCAAGAAACAGAATGTACCGTGATGGCAGTGGAATCTTACCAAAAGGCGTAATAATATAA